The stretch of DNA ataaaaacaaaagtgctaaatccaaaaagtttttggatctaaacaaggcctcatttcttctctctcttcttaaatacactgcAATGTCATCAAAAATACCTATGTGgcaacctatttaatgtgaaTGAAACTCACATGAAACTCCCATTAAGACTGGCCTAAGATTGCCTTTTTGAATGCGGACCTACTATGTCAGTTATTACAATGGGTGGGAATGAAATACTCAAAATAGTGTTTTCACTTATTGCTAACGTAAAAAAGATTTTGAAATCCAAAGAAACATTAGGACCAGATGTGGATCTTGAGTCAGTTGCCGAAATGATCAAACATTTCTATGTGGTTTGAACAGCGAAAGTACAGTTTGAGTCTCTAAAAGATATTAGAGGTTCAGATAATGCattttcttttcaaaagtaaCAGCGCGTATGCTTGCAGTAACAAGTTTACATTAATTTAATTATGCCATATACTCAATCTACTTTTTATGTTTGACTGGATATATAGAAAAgattataaatatttataatacaaaataagtatattataaaaatatagttTATAACGTATTTAACAATACTAAtttaatatcataaatcttGATGttcttttttataaatttaagtAAACTTAGAAAAAGTGGACTTCGACGGAGGGAGGTAGTATTATTATATCTAAATTTGAATTCAAAAAACACGTGTCAATGTTTTTTCGCAAACATGCCCTATGTGTTTCTTTAAGAAGGAAGAACATGGTGTCGATGTTTCTTCAGTTGCCATTTTGCTGTCATAGTGCTGGATTCATCAGAGCAAGTCGTTTTACCGTCATTAGTAGCTTAGCTTATTCAGATATACCAGTTCCTATTAAATACTGGtgtttttctagtgtttttaatttttaaaaaacactaccactagtcaaaaCACTAAGGAATCCTcagtaaattgtgcaattaattttttatttatatttaatattctatgtataTGTTGAAAGATTTGATAGAACAGAGTAAAAGTTTTTTTGAcagaaactaaacaatgccttataAACATCCTTGTGACTCGCgagtttcgctactgtagcattttcggctttatttagcaattattatttaattatagactaactaggttcaaaaaattcgtttcataaattacagataaactgtgcaattagcttttttttatctatatttaatactttatgcatgtgccgcaagattagatgtgacgaggaatcttgaaaatttttgggaactaatcaAGGCCagagtcatttggtgcaaatGCTATAAGGCAAATTTAAGAGCATCTCTAAAGAttttggcaaattgacttggcatttgttgctatttgcaaactcccataacaaaatgcaaaggataaaaatagaccATCTCCAAGGGATTTGGCATTTGGACTtgacaaaggataaaaatagaaggtctccaggcgcgcgtgactttgctcgcgcgatcgggtttgcaaagtcgtccacagcttgacatttttgccaagtttgctccctcatttaccaagttgcccaaattgcaaactccaaatacaaaaccgttggatacctcttttggagctttttggcaaattactcaaataCAAACATCAAATACAAAACCCTTAGAAATGCTGTGAGATAAGAAAACAACCCTGACAAGTGGACCACCCCGCTCGGCCGCTCCCCATAAACCTCCGGCCCTTTCCGACTCCGGCATTCTATATCcctctcgcaaaaaaaaaaaacaaaaaaaaaggtccACCGAGGCTTCGGCTTCCATTTTCGGAAAGTGTAACGAACCCCATGGGGGACACTCACCGGAGCGCCGCCCCAGCGGCGGCGGCCCCCGGAGGCAATGGAAGTGCCGGAGGAGGGAAGGACGACACCGACAAAGGCAGGCGACCGGCGCCGTCGGCCTCCGCCCTTCCTGGAAACAAGAGAAGCAAGGTGAACTCCACAGCCGGGCCGGGCAGGCCGGGACCGCGTCTCTGTTGGGGCTAATAATGTCGACTGGATTCGCAGGCGGAGGTGAAGGAGCTGGAGCCGGCACTGTGGGCGAAGCTGCTGTCGCTGTACTCGCAGGTGATCGTCGGGACCTCTTCCTGGTTCTTCTTGAACTTCTCGTCTCTCGATGGTTCTTGCCGCACGATGGTTCGCGTGTTCTTGCATTTTGGAGCTCGCCTGCAATTTCTTGTCGGTTCTTGGGGTTTCGCTATTTGCAGTTCTTGTACCACGTTACAGGTCACGGCTTTCTTGCGGTCAACTGCAAGTGTTCTTGATTTTTGGTCATTGGGAAGAAGGGTGTGAAGTTCTGGTGCAGATTCTTGAACGTTCTTGGCTTTCAGTTATTATAGTAGggatttctctttttttttatcttttggGGAATTTGGCTGGCCTATTTGTCACTATGTTCATTTCTGCAGTGTCATTTGGTTCCTTCTGTGGGCTTGTCAACTGTTCACTGATAGTTTCTCTCAATGCATCACTCAAGGATTTGCAGGATGCTGAAAGTAAAAGTATCCGTAGAAGTCAAGTGTTGTGTTGGTTAAATTGTTTTTGAAAGAACTGTTTTAGCGTCGCAAGCAATTGCCTGTTTTTCTTAAAAAGGTTATGACAAAATATCTGCATTTGGTGTGAATGAGCCTgtaagttcatcatcatgattaaGAGATCTTGACCTTCCATTCTTGTGGTTAATCAGACAAGATCTGCTCATTAAAACTTTCTCCCACTGTTGGTAACTAGTGCACTTGTTCCTTATATTCATCAGGTCATAATGCTCAAATTGCTTAACTGATTTTTGCCAATCTATGAACTCATACTGAATATCAACCATCTGTGATTGCAGACTCCTCATGTTCTACTCTCTGTCAGCGAAATTTCTGTTGGCAGAGGTCACAAATGTCACATAGTTTTGGATGACCAAACTGTTGACAGAAATCTATGCCTGTTGCGGCATCTTGAGGTCCTTTAATGTTTCTGCACGGTTAGAATGCAGTTAAATTGTTATGTTTCTTTGGCTTCTTGTAGACAGTTTGTTGCTTCTTATTCCAGCAAGGAGGTCCATGGGAGTTAGAGGTTACAGGCATGGTTGGTTCGGTTGTAGTAAATGGAACACAAATCATCCGAGGTGCCAAAGTTCCCCTCAGTGGAGGGGATGAGATATTTTTTGGTCGAAGTGGGGTGCATGGCTATGTATCCTTATTACCAGATTTGGCACCATACATGTCtgtttcattcctctgtcctttCTCCATATATTTGGTACTAATAGGTACTTCAGCAATGGTAGAATGAGTCAGATTTGTTAGTTTGACTTGCTATCCTGGAGTGATCCATAACCTGCTGGCAGATTTTTCAGCATCCTCTGACTGGGCCCAACATATTAGTATCTGGGCATAACAATTTGGTGGGCCCATTGGCAGTCCCTACTGCATCTAGAGACCAAAGAATAGAAAAATCTGGTAAGTTTACAACTAAGGTAACCAGCTCTGATATTGCAGGACTAATTTTATCTGACATCTAACTTAACTGATGAATTTTGAAGCTCTAGAAAATCAGAGCAATTTCAGGAGTCCTAATCCATCAGCCACTTTATGTCCGAGTGGATGGCAAGCCTTTAAGGATGAGCTGAAACAAGGAATTCTTAGCCCAAAGGATATCCATGTAACCCTTGATAATTTCCCGTATTATCTCAGGTCATTGCTAGTTCTAGAAATCTAGATTAATGTTTTTGGATTCGCTTTAAGAGTTATCTGTTATCTTCTAGTCTTTATATTTACATTTGGATATTTTTCCTATTCACACTGTTGATCAGATCTCAGTAATTTTCCCAAAATACTAGGAGCAAGCAATCTGTATTTTAGCACCTTCTTTCTAATTAATCTTTGTTCATTTCTTGCAGTGATAGTACAAAGGAGATACTCTTGTTGTCTGCATTCGTACACATGGACAAGGAGCTCAACAAATGTACACAAAAAGTTTCATCTCTAAATCAGCGAATTCTATTATCTGGTCCGACAGGTATTTCTTATcagttttttattttagttaCAATGCTGGTGAGAAACTAATGCCCTGGAGTCGTGTTACATTGTTATGGCTGCCTCACAATTTTCTTGGTGTTTGCTTTTCTGTACATCTCTAACTGTTTTGCACAATCATGCTTCTAGGGTCCGAACTGTACCAGGAAACATTGATAAAGGCGCTTGCAAAGCACTTCAATGCTAGACTTCTCATACTTGATTCTCTTATTCTGTGTGGTGTAAGTTCAACATAGGTTCCCTTATTTATATGGACAATCAGAGTTTTTACTGTACCCTTTAGCTGCCCAATATGTCAACAGAAGTATTATTTATTGAAATAATTCCATGCAGATGTCTTCAAAGCTACAAGAGTCCCTAAAGGATGTCAGGAGTGATGATGCACCAACTTTTAGTTCAGGAGCTGACATTGTGGGAACATCCAGAAAAAGCACTTTCAGAGAAGGTTTTTTTGTGCTCCCTTTCTTTTATTCATCAAAATTTTACTCGCACTGTAATCAAACCTTTACATATTTTGTGTTATGCAGGAGATAGGGTGGAGTATATTGGTGATGGTTCCTTAAAGTTAACACCCAGGTATTATTGCTGAAAAGTGAAAGCTATCTGTTCTTGTTTCATTTGAACCTAGTACTGCTGGTCCAACTTTGCTGAttcttttgtattttttttctatgtGTTCTGAAGAAGGATTAATTTGTATCACGTATAattaatgttttttttcttgaacatgcaggagagctgtgtatcattatattaaagAAGGACTTAATTTGGAAAATTGATGCTGGAAGCTCGTGTTCTTGTGTTTTGATAAAGTCTAAACAAGAACACAATTGAGATTTTTTGTAATATAAGTGAAGAAAAATATACATAATATAGCAATAGCATTTGGAAATTCACCATAAATAGAATTTcagttaataaatatttttgaaaGAGTATATGGTTTCAATGCATGAACTTAAATCAATACCATAGTGGATTTGATTTGCTTTAGATATTTATAAATcattttttgttttcttgaacacgcaggagagctgtgtaTAATTATACTCTACCCTTACAACACATTGATAGATCATGTCATGGTGGTCATTTGATTATATTACTACTGAGATACATTTGGTTCATTCTGATGAATTGTTTGATTTATTTTTACAGCTCTTATGTTTATCGGGGTGAAGTGGTACTTGCTTTTGAAAAAAATGGGTCCTCTAAAGTTGGAGTTCTATTTGACGACCCTATCGATGCCGGAAATGATCTTGGAGGTTTATGTGACCGAAATCGTGGCTTATTTTGTTATGGTTAGTCTGAACTTCTAAAGCAATGTGGATTTAGTTACCTATTGATATTCTTTTGGTCTTATGAGCGATTTGTTGTTTGATATTTCTGCAGCTGCTGAACTTCGGCTAGACTCTTCTGGTGGTGAAGTCAATAGCCTTGCTTTAGGAAAGTTCATTGAGGTATTGGCTGTTATAGGTGATCAGCATCACTAAAATGTATTCTCTTACTGCCTCCAACAATACAGTTTCAGTTTAATTGCCTTTCAGGTCATTTCAGAAGAAAGCAAAAGCAGTAATTTGTTTGTGTTACTCAAGGATGTAGAGAAGTCATTCACCAAATGTACAGAATCGCTGATCAATGACCTTCCACCTGGTGTTCTGATAATTGGGTCTCACACTCAGACACAGAGCTACAAGGATCAGGTATACTTGCACACCTTTGAGGAAGCACAAGTTTTTAAGATAAAAGAATGCTCAAGGTAGAGTCAGAGAAAATACAGGTTGTTCTCTAAAAAGCTTATTTGGACTTGGACGATTCTTGAATTTACTAGTTGGCATGGAGTCATGTTTCCATGTTTTCCCACTTTGTGTAAAAGATGTTAATTGAGTGCTCTGGACTGTTTTGTTATTATATCCTCGATTTGTTGATGTTGTGTGGCTTCCTAGTTCCTACTGGCAATGAGTCCCCACTTAGATTTTACCCAGTAACATTGTCATCCTTTTACATTATTTTTTGTGGGCTTATAAAGTGTAATGACATGCAACAGTGGACACTTTTAGGGCTGTTGTAATCTTATGTGTCAGTACTGTTAATATCACTTTATATCTCTCGAAAGTTTGGTTTAAACATGCAGGAAGCCATTGGAAGTAACCCTGAAGGAAGCAGAACTGCAACAGAGTCAACAAAGCATCTAAATAATCTTTTCCCTAATAAAATTTCCATTGATCTTCCACAGGTAGTGTCATCCATAAGCACTTCTGTTAGGCACTGTGTTTGTAGGTAGTACTTTATCTAACCTGGAGATTTTCATTTATTGTTTTTTTGGCAGAATGGAGCACAGATATCAAATTTGAAGAAACAATTAGAACAAGATACTGAAACACTTAAAGGCCAACATTAGTAATATTCGTATGGTAAGATATGATTAGACCGTTTCTTTAAACATATCAACATTTATTGGAGTACCAACCTTGAGTTGGAAATCTCtcactctttcttcttttttctttcttttttggttGAACGTACTCCtctctttctttgttttttatCACAAACACACTGGGAAATCACTCCCTCTCTTTTCAGTGTTTATCACACACACACATTTTTTTGAGTGAGAATACAGCAGGGGAAGCCCCCACTGtaagattttattattattattaaataaattaaaaaaagtctGTACAACTATACAACAGCCACCAAaacagaaggagaagaagaagctaggctAGGGAGTCTATACAAAGAGAGAAAGCTGGTCGTTTAGCATCAGTGAATCTCAAAGCCTGGAGTTTAGCTTCCTCCATGAAAGCCTCTTCCAAGAACTAAAGGAGGGACGACCTCTATCAAAGATGAAGTCATTTCTTTGCTTCCAAATCTGCCAGGCTGCGATGGTGAAATCACTCCCTCTCTCTTCAGTGTTTATCACAAACACACTAGGAAATCACTGCCTCAGTTTTAACACACACTAGGGAATCACTCCTTCTCTCCCTCCTTTTGATTGATGCGTCTCTCTCAGCCCTCACCATGATATCCTCCTAATTACTGCAGTAATAAGTCCTATAATTGCATATTATTCTCCTTAACCTTTTTTTTAGCGGCAGGAGCTCTGCCCTTCAATTAAGATAGAGAAAAGAGAGTTTTATGTACAAGGGAAATAGCCCTCCTGGGCAAACAAAACACAGTCAAGGCCCTATTCTCAACAAGTGGGATTTATCCCCTCATTATTCTCCTTAACTACTAGCTAAAAATCTGGTACTACTAAAGACACAATGAACCTGAACACACAAGATTATAGATAACATTGAGTTGTTATCTATTTCCTAAGTTTTATGTTTCTTAACAGTCAAATTTTCTCATCtatatatgtacatatatatGGGGATTGTATCCGTTTTGATAAAGCAATAAAGAAATGGATCAAGAGTTCCTATCTCCTCTGTTTGTCCCTGCCCTGTGCTGCGGCCACCAGGCATCGGCATGGTTGTGCTGCTCGGATTAATGCCATCTATAGTATGCCCATGACACTCTGTTTTTTCATTGCAGTTTCTGTCTAGCAGAGAAATTGAATGCATTGGTCTTGAAGAATTATCCATCAATGATCGATTACTGACTAATGAAGGTAAGCTGTTCTTTCCATTGTTGCTCATGgaccaactttttatttttgcccCTTGCAATAATAAATTTATTGAACATTTATATAGCTCTGAATAATTTCAGATGTGGATAAGATTGTTGGATATGCTATTAGTCATCACCTTCAGAAGTTTGGCCGTCCAAAATGTGACAAAATGGCACTTCCAATTGAAAGGTAAAAATGCAATGTTAATGTTGTATCAGACCTTCATATAAGCTTCGATGAGTTCTGGGGAATGCTATGTTAGCGTTGTTACTACAGCCTCAAGTATGGACTCAGTGTGGTACAGAGAACACACAGCGAAAGTAAGAGACCACAGCATGTGCTAAAGGTGACCCCTCCATCTCTCTCTGTATATGTTAAAAGTCTGAGGCACAAAAATTCATGCAAGTTTCTTTTGTCAGGGTGTGCTCACAGAGAATGTGTTCGAGGAAAATATTCTGCTAAATGTTATCTCACCTAATGATCCTGGAGTAACCTTTGTGGATACCGGAGTCCTGGACGATGTGAAAGAGACACTGAAGAAATTGTTGATGCTCCCTCTACATAGACCTGAATTGTTCAACGAAGGGCAGCTAAGAAAGGTGCTTGCCTAGTTTCAAAATGGAAAATTGAGCCTAGCATATTTGCCTGGTAGCTATCATTTACATATATGGAAGTACTGCTAACACATTGCTTTCTGGCAGCCTGTGAAGGGAATACTGCTCTTTGGACCTCCTGGAACAGGTAAAACAATGCTTGCAAAAGCGGTAGCTACTGAGGCAGGTGCAAACATTATCAACTTGTCAATATCAAGCATTACATCAAAGGTACTGTTAAACAAGAACAACTGTTCTTTTGCATGCTAATTTAGTCTGTTCTACTAGTAAATCTGGTGCATTTTTCATTTTGTTTTCAGTGGTTGGGAGAAGCAGAGAAATATGTTAAGGCAATTTTCTCTTTGGCAAGTAAATTATCTCCTGCTATAATATTTGTTGATGAGGTGTGCACCCAAATGGGTTATTCATTTTTTTATTCTGTTTGAGTGTGTTGTGCACTTGCTCTTACAGTTGTTACTTTTTCTTTAACAGGTTGACAGTTTCCTAGGAAAGCCAGAAAGGCCAGGAGAGCACGAAGCAATGAGCGAGTTCAAAAATGAATTCCTGATAAACTGGGATGGTTTGCATACTAAAgagcaagaacatgtaaccgtTCTTGGAGCCACAAATAGGCCATTTGACCTTGGTGATGCTGTTATTCGAAGGTTTCCTTGCAGGCAGGCTTCTATGATCCCCTGAACTAGACAAATTTATGTCCACCCCTTAGCTCAGGCCACTGATTATTATTTGCAGATTAATGGTGAGCATTCCTGATGCGTCAAGTAGAGAGAAGATTTTAAAAGTAATACTATCCAAAGAAATGTTGGCACCAGATGTGGACCTCAAATTAGTTGCCAGTATGGCTGGTGGATATTTATGGACTGACTTGAAGGTATGCTGACGTCGGTGTGCTTTATACTCTTCAGCTGGGAGGCAGAATTGGATATTTACCATTTTGTTTCCCTTCCCTACAGAATCTGTGTGTAACTGCAGCCTTTCGCCCCCTCGATGAAATCATGGAGAAGGAGAAAAAGGTGTGCACAGAATCTCTTTCTTTGGTTAACGATTTTTCAATGCATCTCTTCCCCTTCATCCCTTCTAGTGGCTCTTAAGTCCCCTTTTTCATCATACAGGAGAAGAGTTTGGCGATTGCTGAAGGTAGGCCTGAGCCTCCATTGTATGGAACCAAGGACATTCGACCACTTGAAATGGATGACTTCAAATTTGCGCTTGGCCAGGTGAGGGAATCATGACTTATTTTGAGGCATGCTAATGAATTGGCATCATGATTTAAGAAGAGGTTTTTCCTCTTAGCTTCCTATATATCAAGTACCGAATAATCAGCTGAACAATTTACTGTAGGTGCATGCCAGCTTTTCGCCTGATTCAAGTACAATGGATGAGTTTATAGAGTGGAACAAGAAGTTTGGAGGCGGGAGTTCAAAACTGAAGCAAACTTTGAGCTACTTCATGTAGTTGAACATAGAGAAACAACAGCATTTGTACAGTTGCTATACCCTGGGCATGTCCTCGCAAGTCAGTGTGCCCCAGTCAGTGCGGTAATTAGCAAGACTATTCACTGAACTGTGATACAGTTTTAGTGAGGATTGACATGATCGATAGCCATTGTCCTATTCTTTCTCCATTAGGTTCTCCCACTAATTCTGACAATTGGTAAAGACCTTGTACAGTGACATGGGAATAACAAAATCAACAAGAGTCAGCGCCGATTTGATTGATCAGTATCAACCACAAGCCCAACTGTACAGGTTTTTACTGTATTTTTTTTAGCTGTAGATTGCATACAATGTTTTCTCTAGATTGCAGTATGGGAGGGAACAAAGCTTGCTTCCAACCGGTTTTTCTGTACTCCCTGTATGGATGCCAAGCTTGACTGATTTGTGTATATGTAATGATCAGTATCGATCACAGTGCAAACTGTACAGGTTCTACATTACACTTTCACTGTCGGGTTGCATATAATTTTTGTGTAATTTGGAAACTCTGTAACCCCTGCATAATTGCGGAAGTTGGAATGGCTGAACTTATGCATGACGCACACAACTTGTTTGCCACCAAGTTCTGTAGTGGTACGGATGCCAAATTTGGAACTGAAATTATGAATGACATACTCTGTTGACTCTTGTTGGAtagttgtttttttctttttcactaTTCATTTCTGAATTGATGCATTATGTTGGGCTGTATATGATTTGTAAGTTATTGGATTTGGCCCAAGAGGcccatatatgtatatgtatatgtactcAGACTCAAGAGATAGAGGGTGACTCCAGAAAATTCTCCAAACATCTACATGGTGTCAGAGCCGACTGTGGCGATGGCGGCGGCGACCTGTGGCAGCTGCCGGTGGTGAGGCCATCTCGAGAGCTGCAGGAGGAGAGGTTCGCTCTGGAGGCATCTAGCTGCAGCGGAAAGGACAACGGAGGCACCCAGTTCGTAGGAGAGGATTTGTGGCTGGGTGTGCAGAGGAAGCAACTTAGGAGCTTGTGGTGGTGCGTGGATTGGAGAATAGAGCTCCTGAAGCCGCATCAGAGGAGCTTGTGGTGGCAGGTAGAAGCAGGTCAACATCGTGTGTTGCTGGCCTGCAACGCAGTGGCAGCACAAAGGCTGGCAGGACCTCTGACGGGAACTGCAGACGTCAAGGAAAAGGTGAGGAGCTGATCTACAATCAGAAGCTGCAAAATAGGGAGGATTTGGTGCTGCTTGCTGCTGGAGGCTTGTACGTGTTAGTGAAAGGGAGCTAAGAGGTGCTGGTTATTTGGGTTGTTTAGACTACTAGTTGGTACACAACAGTATTTGTGGAAGTATCTACGGCAGGCTGTAGATTTCAGCAGAAATGGGAGATAATCAGGGGATTGAGCAGATATTGGGCAAGCTAGTCGATTTGCTTACTGAGAAGAAGAATGAGGCTCCATCTTCGAGCAAAGTGGGTGTGCCATTATATACAGATGCAGTTCAGAAATTGGAACTCACACCGAATGATATCAAACTGGAAGGCGTAAAGAATTATTTAGCTTGGTCCAGGAGGGCATTATTGTTGTTAAAGGCAAAGAAACTTGAAAGTTTCGTTAATGGAAAGGTAACTGAACCCAAGGATAAATCAAGTGATGAATGGAAAGCCTGGGATGCTACTAACTCTTTGATAGTTGCCTGGTTGTTGAGCTCAATGGTGCCACCTATTGCTGGATCAGTAGATACAATTATGACTGCATATGGTATTTGGGAATCACTATCGAAGACATACTCTGGTGTAGGGAATGTGATGTTGTTTGTTGATACAGATGATAGGCTCTATCATCTGAAACAGGGGGAGCTATCTCTGATGGAGTATGTTGCAGAGCTAAAGCGGTTATGGGCTGATTTGGACCACTATGATCCAATTGAGTTGCCACACCCTGATTGTGTGGCGTGGGTGAAGAAATGGGTTGAGAAAAAACGAGTTCTCCAATTCTTGAGAGGCCtcaattcagaatttgagggaaGGCGTGCCTCTCTGTTTCATCAATCCAGCCTGCCTAGTATAGAAGAAGCTATTGCTGCTATGGCACAAGAGGAAACTAGGCTAAAGGTAATGAAAGGAAATGT from Sorghum bicolor cultivar BTx623 chromosome 8, Sorghum_bicolor_NCBIv3, whole genome shotgun sequence encodes:
- the LOC110429532 gene encoding uncharacterized protein LOC110429532, with amino-acid sequence MGDNQGIEQILGKLVDLLTEKKNEAPSSSKVGVPLYTDAVQKLELTPNDIKLEGVKNYLAWSRRALLLLKAKKLESFVNGKVTEPKDKSSDEWKAWDATNSLIVAWLLSSMVPPIAGSVDTIMTAYGIWESLSKTYSGVGNVMLFVDTDDRLYHLKQGELSLMEYVAELKRLWADLDHYDPIELPHPDCVAWVKKWVEKKRVLQFLRGLNSEFEGRRASLFHQSSLPSIEEAIAAMAQEETRLKVMKGNVPAPSRPAYVVTRSQETRICYNCGDKGHLSRDCSQPQKTYRGRGRGNDRGAPRGGRGHGGRRGLRANFAMSEEGASDLVTISATELEELRKLKENKNNSKSDDQGVVSTSTDNVANFIHCDAGKEDWKASWDWGSS